In Desulfonatronum thiodismutans, the genomic window GGGCTGGGAGCCGGGGCGAATCCGGACATTGGTCGCGAGGCGGCTCTGGAAAGCGTGGACGAAATCCGCAAGATTCTGGAGCCGGCGGACATGGTCTTCGTCACCGCGGGCATGGGCGGCGGTACCGGCACCGGCGCGGCCCCGGTCATCGCCCAGGTGGCCCGGGAAATGGGCGCCTTGACCGTGGCCGTGGTGTCCAAGCCGTTCTATTTCGAGGGCAAGAAACGATTGCTTCAGGCCGAGAAAGGGGCCGCGGCCCTGGCCGACGCCGTGGATACGATCATCACCATTCCCAACGATCGGCTGCTCTCCCTGGCTGCCCAAAAGGCCGCCTTCCTGGACATGCTCAAGAAGGCCGACGAGGTGCTGTTCTACGCGGTCAAAGGTATTTCGGACCTGATCATGGTCCCTGGGCTGATCAATCTGGACTTCGCGGACGTCAAGGCGGTCATGTCCGAGATGGGGCTGGCCATGATGGGCACGGGCATCGCCAAGGGCGAGGGCCGGGCTCGGGAGGCCGCTCTGAAGGCCATCAACAGTCCGCTGCTGGAGGACGTGAGCATTGACGGAGCCAAGGGCGTGCTGCTGAACATCACCTGCGCTCCGGATATGACCATTGATGAAGTTAGCGAGGCGGCCAGCATCATTCATGAGGCGGCCCACGACGACGCCAAGATTTTCTTCGGCACCGTGTTTGACGAGGATGCCGGCGACGAGATGCGGATCACAGTGATCGCCACGGGCATCGGCACGAACGCCGCTACTGTCGGGCGAGGCGAGGATTCGTCCCGAGTGATTGATCTGGGCGGGGTGCGCAACAACGCGGGCAACTCCGGCAATATCGTCCGACGTCCGTACGTTCCTTCCAGCGCTGAGGATCGCAGCATCCCGGCCTATCTGCGCAAGGGACTACGCAGTGAACACGGTCAACTCAACCAAGGACAATCTCAGGGTCCTTCCAGAGGATTGGCCCAGCCCCATACTCAAGCGCCGAACAGGATGCTTCGTGTGGCCTCCGGCGGGGGGGGAGAGGATTTCGTCTTTGATGAAGAGGAGTTCGAGATTCCGTCCTTTCTGCGCAAGCAGGCGGATTGATTCAGTTCGCGGAGTTTCAAAGCCTGACCTCGACAATCAAGTGGACCATGGCCGGTGCGTCGTCGGTGTGCGTACCGCCACAACAACGCCGGAGTAACGGGTGAAACGCGGTCGCCGTCCCCCCGGCTCGCGGGCCACTCCAGAGCAGGAATGGGGCGGTCGCCTGCCCATTGCCCTGGTCTTTCCCCAGAAGCCCGCTTTGGCCTATTCCAGCCTGGGATGGCAGGCGGTGTTGGAGCTGTTGCGGTCTCGTCCGACGTTGGCAGTGGAGCCGGTGTTCTGGGACCCGGACCGGTTCGAGTTGGTCCGGCCCTTTGGAAAACGCGGACTGGGCGCCTTTGGCATCGTGGCTTTCAGCCTGACCTACGAGTTCGATTACCTCCATTTGTTCCGTATCCTGACGGCATCCGGGATCGCCCCCGACGCCGTGCGACGCCCCTCCTGGCCACTGGTCATGGCCGGAGGGGCGCTCGCGTTTATGAACCCCGCCCCCATCGCTCCCAGCGTGGATCTGTTCTGGGTGGGGGAGGCCGAGGCCGGTCTGGCCGACTGTTTGGAGGTCTTGGCTGAAGCGTATGTCCGTAACGGCTCCCGTGACGAGGCTCTGGACTTGGTCGGGGCCATGCCTGGGGTCTACGTTCCCGGAAAAAGCAGGTCGCCCGTACGTCGAGCCATGCACCTGCATTCCTCACCCCTGGGCGGACTGGAAGCCCCGGTCAGCTCCAGTTTCATCACCCCGGACGCCGTGTTCCGGGACACCCTGCTACTGGAAGTCAACCGGGGCTGTCCGCACGGTTGCCGGTTCTGCGCCGCGGGATACGTGTACCGTCCGCCCAGACTTGCTTCCCTGGACGACCTCCAGGAAATCGTGCTGCGTAAACAGCCGCGTAAAGTGGGGCTGGTGGGCACGGCCTTGACGGACTGGCCGTACTTGGAACGTTTTCTTACCTGGCTGGGCGAGCGAAAGGTCGACGTCTCCTTGTCCTCCTTGCGGGCCGAGGGTCTAACCGAAGAGCTGCTGGACACCCTGCGCGCCCTGGGAACGCGCACGATCACCTTGGCCCTGGAAGGGGCCGGCCGGACGTTGCGGGACTCGATGAACAAGCACGTCCGTGAAGAGGCCTTTCTGCGAACCGTGGAACGGCTTTCCCGTAAAGGGTTCAATCATCTGAAAATTTATCTGCTTGTGGGCTGGCCTGGGGAGACCGACGCGGACTGGGAAGAGTTCGGCCTGTTCCTGCGGGAAGTGGACCGGGTCCGGGTTAGTGGCGGCGGGCGAGGCAAAACCAACCTGAAGTTGATCACCCTGGGGCTGGGTTGCTTGGTGCCCAAACCCTGGACGCCTTTGCAATGGGCGGCCATGGCCGATGAACAGGCCTTCAAGGATCGAATTTCCCAAGTCCGTAAGGCGACCAAAAGCATGACCGGGGTTCAGGTCCGCTCGGACGCTCCGGGGTTGGCCAGGATTCAAGGGCTCTTGGCCCGTGGTGACGAGCGGGTTCACGAGTTGATCCGGCTTGCCGCCGACCTGAAAGGTCGTGAACTGGAGGTGTGGACCGCGGCTTTGGCACGGTGGCCGGGCGATCCGGCTTGGTATCTGGACCGGGAACGGGCGCGGGACGAGGTTTTTCCGTGGGAAGTGATCGATCCGGGGGTGGACCGGGAATACCTATGGCGGGAATGGGAAAAGGCCGGGACGCGACGCATGTCGCCGCCCTGCCCCATGGATTTCGCCCCGGACGGACTTCAGGCTGGGTGCCTGAAGTGCCGCCGGTGCGGACTGCAAAAAAGGCTTCAGACCTGAAGCCAGACTACACGCCTCAGGAAAAGCCTCTTCCCGGAGCGCATCCGGAGCTCGGAGCAAAACTGGAGGGCGAGGTTTCAACGAAGGGTCCGGACGTGGATGCACGGCAGACGGACATGACTTTCACGGCTTGTCCCGAGCCACACTTCGGGCAGAACTTGGTTTCCTGGTCCGAAAGCCGGGCCAGTTCCTCGAAAACATGGTTGCACTGGGGACAGGCGTATTCGAAAATGGGCATGGGCGTGCTCCTTGGGATTAAGAGTGACGGTAGATCGAGGCAGCGGTGCGCCCCGGCCCAGGTTGTTTACTTTGCAGGTTCGAATATTTCAACTTCCATGAACGCCCAAAGGATGATCCAACGTTGACGAGGTCGTGGCATGCGTCTTTGCGTCATTAATTGCTCGCTTCAAAAAGAGTTCCAATCCTTGGGACATACGGTTCTGGGGCTGCACCCCAAGCCTGGGATTCACGATCTGCCCCGCCTGCTGGAAGAGCATCGCTTCGAGCCGGACGTGGTGATTCAACAGGAAAGCCTTGGCCCGCGGGTGCTTCTGAAGGGCCTGGGGAAGGTTTCCGGGCTCAAGGTCTTCTGGTCCATTGACACGCATTTGAATGTTTTCTGGCAGATGGAGTACGTCCGTCTGTTCGATTTGGTCTGCTCCACGCAACGGAACTGGAGCGATTCTCTGCAAAAGCTGACCAACGTCCCGGCATTCTGGCTGCCATGGTTTGGACGTCGCCTGTCTTGGAAGGGGTGGAGTCAGCGGCAGCGTGCGGTCTGTTTCGTGGGCCGGGTGACCGAGCATCGTCCTTCCCGGAAACGATTCGTCGATTTTTTGCGCCGCGAGTTCCAAATGGAACTAATCCAGGACGTCTCTTTTCAACAGATGCTGGAGGTCTACCAGGAAACGCAATTGGCGCCTAACGAGTCCATTTTCGGGGAAATCAATTTCCGGTTGTTCGAGGCCGCGTCCTGCGGATGCCTCGTGCTCAATCCTTCCGGGATTCCAGGGCTGGAAGAAACCTTTGCACCGGACAGAGAAATCGGGGTATTCAGCCACGCCCTGGAACTCAAGTCCAAGATCAACCATTACTCTCGTAATGAACGTTTGGCTGAACAAACAGCCAAGGCGGCCT contains:
- the ftsZ gene encoding cell division protein FtsZ, whose protein sequence is MQFMELENDINAMIKVVGVGGGGSNAVNNMICSSLKGVTFIAANTDVQALNRSRAEFKIQLGEKLTKGLGAGANPDIGREAALESVDEIRKILEPADMVFVTAGMGGGTGTGAAPVIAQVAREMGALTVAVVSKPFYFEGKKRLLQAEKGAAALADAVDTIITIPNDRLLSLAAQKAAFLDMLKKADEVLFYAVKGISDLIMVPGLINLDFADVKAVMSEMGLAMMGTGIAKGEGRAREAALKAINSPLLEDVSIDGAKGVLLNITCAPDMTIDEVSEAASIIHEAAHDDAKIFFGTVFDEDAGDEMRITVIATGIGTNAATVGRGEDSSRVIDLGGVRNNAGNSGNIVRRPYVPSSAEDRSIPAYLRKGLRSEHGQLNQGQSQGPSRGLAQPHTQAPNRMLRVASGGGGEDFVFDEEEFEIPSFLRKQAD
- a CDS encoding radical SAM protein, which encodes MKRGRRPPGSRATPEQEWGGRLPIALVFPQKPALAYSSLGWQAVLELLRSRPTLAVEPVFWDPDRFELVRPFGKRGLGAFGIVAFSLTYEFDYLHLFRILTASGIAPDAVRRPSWPLVMAGGALAFMNPAPIAPSVDLFWVGEAEAGLADCLEVLAEAYVRNGSRDEALDLVGAMPGVYVPGKSRSPVRRAMHLHSSPLGGLEAPVSSSFITPDAVFRDTLLLEVNRGCPHGCRFCAAGYVYRPPRLASLDDLQEIVLRKQPRKVGLVGTALTDWPYLERFLTWLGERKVDVSLSSLRAEGLTEELLDTLRALGTRTITLALEGAGRTLRDSMNKHVREEAFLRTVERLSRKGFNHLKIYLLVGWPGETDADWEEFGLFLREVDRVRVSGGGRGKTNLKLITLGLGCLVPKPWTPLQWAAMADEQAFKDRISQVRKATKSMTGVQVRSDAPGLARIQGLLARGDERVHELIRLAADLKGRELEVWTAALARWPGDPAWYLDRERARDEVFPWEVIDPGVDREYLWREWEKAGTRRMSPPCPMDFAPDGLQAGCLKCRRCGLQKRLQT
- a CDS encoding FmdB family zinc ribbon protein; its protein translation is MPIFEYACPQCNHVFEELARLSDQETKFCPKCGSGQAVKVMSVCRASTSGPFVETSPSSFAPSSGCAPGRGFS